ACCACGAAGCGGTAGCCCAGCGATCCCAGCCAACGGAAGGGCGGCACGGCGCCGACCGCCCCCACCAGCCAGGTCCAGGGAGAGAGTCTCGCCAGGCGCGCGACCGCGCTCCAGCCGCGGTAGACCTGCCCGCCGGAGGAGACGATGTGCAGCTCGCGCAGACAGTCGTCGAGCGCCAGGTCGGGGTGCAGGCCGGGAAGGTCCGCCAGTTCGATGGGGATGCATTCGGCCCGGCGGTGGCCGTCCAGCAACCGCAGCCAGGAGACGAATGCCTGGCAGATCTCGCACTGCCCGTCGTAGAGCACGCGGTAGCGCACCGGGGCCGCCGATCGGGATGAAGTTGAGACCATGGCGCGGCTCCGCGGCTACAAGCCTACTGCAATCCGGGCGCGCGGATCGAGGTAGTCGCGCAGGGCGTCGCCGAGGAAGTTGAATGAGAGCACGGCGAGCATGACCGCGACCGCGGGGAACAGCACCAGGTGGGGAGCGTCGAACAGGTGCGAGCGGGCGTCGTTGAGCATGGAGCCCCAACTGGCGGTGGGCGGGGGCACGCCCAGGCCCAGGAAGCTCATGGTGGCCTCGGCCAGCACCGCCCCCGCCATGCCGATGGCCGCCTGCACGATCACCGGCTGGATGATGTTGGGCAGGATGTGACGAACGAGAATGCGAAGGTCGGAGGCGCCCAGGGCGCGCGCCGCTTCCACGAACTCGCGCTCGCGCACCGCCAGCACCTGGCCTCGCACCAAGCGGGCATAGCCCACCCAACCTCCCAGCGAGAGCGCCAGGATCAGGTTGAACAGTCCCGAGCCCAGGAAGGCCACGAAGGCGATGGCCAGCAGGATCCCCGGGAAAGAGAGGAAAGCGTTCATCAGAATGACGGTGAGGAGGCGGTCCA
This genomic window from Terriglobales bacterium contains:
- a CDS encoding ABC transporter permease, producing the protein MAAPSIAVQGTARAVRRNPLAAAGLVLVAVFALCALLAPWLAPQDPAAIDLAARLQTPSTAHWFGTDELGRDLLSRTIYGARISMLVGSCVVALSLLLGLVLGSLAGYYGGRVDRLLTVILMNAFLSFPGILLAIAFVAFLGSGLFNLILALSLGGWVGYARLVRGQVLAVREREFVEAARALGASDLRILVRHILPNIIQPVIVQAAIGMAGAVLAEATMSFLGLGVPPPTASWGSMLNDARSHLFDAPHLVLFPAVAVMLAVLSFNFLGDALRDYLDPRARIAVGL